One segment of Clarias gariepinus isolate MV-2021 ecotype Netherlands chromosome 6, CGAR_prim_01v2, whole genome shotgun sequence DNA contains the following:
- the LOC128526817 gene encoding target of Myb1 membrane trafficking protein-like isoform X4: protein MDFLMGNPFSSPVGQLIQKATKGSLESENWGMNMEICDIINETDDGPKAAMKAIKKRIVGNKNFREIMLALTVLETCVKNCGQRFHVYVCTREFVEGVLVRSILPKNNPPMVLHDRVLSLIQSWADAFRNTPSLSGVVCVYDDLKKRGLEFPMTDLDALSPIHTPIRSVAENYTPAQTSAEPTTHTSNVPSTQTLPSDSISQTNGAPTDISPEQKQKLKADLDLVKGNLLVMTNMLNQLKPGECSPADTELLQQLYTVCKNMQKRILELIPNLCEEGLIGELLAANDDLNNAFILYERFESLNITQRSTTEQVNQASGDLIDLSQFSAPTSQPVTQSTSNPIMSSAAGGNDEEFDMFAQTRGSSLAEQRRSVKYEDPGAVEGLAEALDTRLQVTAGAPAPQSAAMADIEKWLSTETYDEFDDDDEEGVTSEAFNKFLAQRAKAVEHLPSVQNSSLAPLNPCPSVSKQESPQDQLFTL, encoded by the exons ATGGATTTTCTTATGGGCAACCCGTTCTCCTCTCCTGTCGGACAGCTTATCC agAAAGCCACTAAGGGTTCTCTAGAGAGTGAGAATTGGGGCATGAACATGGAAATCTGTGACATTATCAATGAGACAGATGATGG GCCCAAAGCTGCAATGAAAGCCATAAAGAAGCGGATTGTGGGAAATAAAAATTTCAGAGAAATCATGCTGGCACTAACT gttctcGAGACGTGTGTGAAGAACTGCGGCCAGCGTTTTCACGTCTACGTGTGCACCCGCGAGTTTGTAGAGGGAGTGCTGGTCCGATCCATTCTCCCCAAAAACAATCCCCCTATGGTCTTACACGACCGAGTCTTAAGCCTCATCCAG TCATGGGCCGATGCTTTTCGGAACACTCCGTCCCTATCtggcgtggtgtgtgtgtatgatgatcTGAAGAAAAGAGGCCTGGAGTTTCCTATGACTGATCTGGATGCTCTGTCGCCTATACACACCCCCATCAGG AGCGTAGCAGAAAACTATACACCTGCCCAAACGTCTGCAGAACCCACAACACACACGTCCAACGTGCCAAGCACACAAACTTTACCCTCAGACAGTATCTCTCAGACAAATGGGGCACCAACAGATATCTCACCTGAACAG aaacagaaatTAAAGGCAGATTTGGACCTAGTAAAGGGAAACCTGTTGGTCATGACAAATATGCTGAACCAGCTCAAACCAGGAGAGTGCTCACCAGCAGACACAGAGCTACTGCAG cagTTGTACACAGTGTGTAAGAACATGCAGAAGCGAATCCTGGAGCTGATCCCCAATCTATGTGAGGAAGGGCTGATTGGAGAATTGCTCGCTGCCAACGACGATCTTAACAATGCCTTCATCCTCTACGAGAG ATTCGAAAGTCTAAACATTACGCAGAGAAGCACCACAGAacaagtaaat CAGGCCTCAGGAGACCTTATAGACCTTAGCCAGTTTTCAGCACCAACCAGTCAGCCAGTGACCCAGTCTACATCTAATCCCATAATGAGCTCAG CTGCAGGAGGCAACGATGAAGAATTTGATATGTTTGCCCAGACAAGAGGAAGTTCCCTGGCTGAGCAGAGAAGGAG tgttaaATACGAGGACCCTGGTGCAGTAGAGGGCCTAGCAGAAGCGCTGGACACTCGGCTCCAGGTCACAGCAGGC GCACCAGCTCCACAGAGCGCTGCTATGGCTGACATTGAGAAGTGGTTATCTACAGAAACG TATGATGAgttcgatgatgatgatgaagagggTGTTACCAGCGAAG CTTTCAACAAGTTTCTAGCGCAGAGGGCGAAAGCAGTAGAACACCTTCCTTCTGTGCAGAACAGCTCCTTGGCCCCTCTGAACCCTTGTCCatcagtgtcaaaacaagagAGCCCTCAGGATCAGCTTTTCACTCTGTGA
- the LOC128526817 gene encoding target of Myb1 membrane trafficking protein-like isoform X1, which translates to MDFLMGNPFSSPVGQLIQKATKGSLESENWGMNMEICDIINETDDGPKAAMKAIKKRIVGNKNFREIMLALTVLETCVKNCGQRFHVYVCTREFVEGVLVRSILPKNNPPMVLHDRVLSLIQSWADAFRNTPSLSGVVCVYDDLKKRGLEFPMTDLDALSPIHTPIRSVAENYTPAQTSAEPTTHTSNVPSTQTLPSDSISQTNGAPTDISPEQKQKLKADLDLVKGNLLVMTNMLNQLKPGECSPADTELLQQLYTVCKNMQKRILELIPNLCEEGLIGELLAANDDLNNAFILYERFESLNITQRSTTEQVNQASGDLIDLSQFSAPTSQPVTQSTSNPIMSSAAGGNDEEFDMFAQTRGSSLAEQRRSVKYEDPGAVEGLAEALDTRLQVTAGHECAKNEAGEWTRQSQWIYSEALAPAPQSAAMADIEKWLSTETYDEFDDDDEEGVTSEAFNKFLAQRAKAVEHLPSVQNSSLAPLNPCPSVSKQESPQDQLFTL; encoded by the exons ATGGATTTTCTTATGGGCAACCCGTTCTCCTCTCCTGTCGGACAGCTTATCC agAAAGCCACTAAGGGTTCTCTAGAGAGTGAGAATTGGGGCATGAACATGGAAATCTGTGACATTATCAATGAGACAGATGATGG GCCCAAAGCTGCAATGAAAGCCATAAAGAAGCGGATTGTGGGAAATAAAAATTTCAGAGAAATCATGCTGGCACTAACT gttctcGAGACGTGTGTGAAGAACTGCGGCCAGCGTTTTCACGTCTACGTGTGCACCCGCGAGTTTGTAGAGGGAGTGCTGGTCCGATCCATTCTCCCCAAAAACAATCCCCCTATGGTCTTACACGACCGAGTCTTAAGCCTCATCCAG TCATGGGCCGATGCTTTTCGGAACACTCCGTCCCTATCtggcgtggtgtgtgtgtatgatgatcTGAAGAAAAGAGGCCTGGAGTTTCCTATGACTGATCTGGATGCTCTGTCGCCTATACACACCCCCATCAGG AGCGTAGCAGAAAACTATACACCTGCCCAAACGTCTGCAGAACCCACAACACACACGTCCAACGTGCCAAGCACACAAACTTTACCCTCAGACAGTATCTCTCAGACAAATGGGGCACCAACAGATATCTCACCTGAACAG aaacagaaatTAAAGGCAGATTTGGACCTAGTAAAGGGAAACCTGTTGGTCATGACAAATATGCTGAACCAGCTCAAACCAGGAGAGTGCTCACCAGCAGACACAGAGCTACTGCAG cagTTGTACACAGTGTGTAAGAACATGCAGAAGCGAATCCTGGAGCTGATCCCCAATCTATGTGAGGAAGGGCTGATTGGAGAATTGCTCGCTGCCAACGACGATCTTAACAATGCCTTCATCCTCTACGAGAG ATTCGAAAGTCTAAACATTACGCAGAGAAGCACCACAGAacaagtaaat CAGGCCTCAGGAGACCTTATAGACCTTAGCCAGTTTTCAGCACCAACCAGTCAGCCAGTGACCCAGTCTACATCTAATCCCATAATGAGCTCAG CTGCAGGAGGCAACGATGAAGAATTTGATATGTTTGCCCAGACAAGAGGAAGTTCCCTGGCTGAGCAGAGAAGGAG tgttaaATACGAGGACCCTGGTGCAGTAGAGGGCCTAGCAGAAGCGCTGGACACTCGGCTCCAGGTCACAGCAGGC CATGAGTGTGCGAAGAATGAGGCAGGTGAATGGACTCGTCAGTCTCAGTGGATATACAGTGAGGCACTG GCACCAGCTCCACAGAGCGCTGCTATGGCTGACATTGAGAAGTGGTTATCTACAGAAACG TATGATGAgttcgatgatgatgatgaagagggTGTTACCAGCGAAG CTTTCAACAAGTTTCTAGCGCAGAGGGCGAAAGCAGTAGAACACCTTCCTTCTGTGCAGAACAGCTCCTTGGCCCCTCTGAACCCTTGTCCatcagtgtcaaaacaagagAGCCCTCAGGATCAGCTTTTCACTCTGTGA
- the LOC128526817 gene encoding target of Myb1 membrane trafficking protein-like isoform X3 produces MDFLMGNPFSSPVGQLIQKATKGSLESENWGMNMEICDIINETDDGPKAAMKAIKKRIVGNKNFREIMLALTVLETCVKNCGQRFHVYVCTREFVEGVLVRSILPKNNPPMVLHDRVLSLIQSWADAFRNTPSLSGVVCVYDDLKKRGLEFPMTDLDALSPIHTPIRSVAENYTPAQTSAEPTTHTSNVPSTQTLPSDSISQTNGAPTDISPEQKQKLKADLDLVKGNLLVMTNMLNQLKPGECSPADTELLQQLYTVCKNMQKRILELIPNLCEEGLIGELLAANDDLNNAFILYERFESLNITQRSTTEQQASGDLIDLSQFSAPTSQPVTQSTSNPIMSSAAGGNDEEFDMFAQTRGSSLAEQRRSVKYEDPGAVEGLAEALDTRLQVTAGHECAKNEAGEWTRQSQWIYSEALAPAPQSAAMADIEKWLSTETYDEFDDDDEEGVTSEAFNKFLAQRAKAVEHLPSVQNSSLAPLNPCPSVSKQESPQDQLFTL; encoded by the exons ATGGATTTTCTTATGGGCAACCCGTTCTCCTCTCCTGTCGGACAGCTTATCC agAAAGCCACTAAGGGTTCTCTAGAGAGTGAGAATTGGGGCATGAACATGGAAATCTGTGACATTATCAATGAGACAGATGATGG GCCCAAAGCTGCAATGAAAGCCATAAAGAAGCGGATTGTGGGAAATAAAAATTTCAGAGAAATCATGCTGGCACTAACT gttctcGAGACGTGTGTGAAGAACTGCGGCCAGCGTTTTCACGTCTACGTGTGCACCCGCGAGTTTGTAGAGGGAGTGCTGGTCCGATCCATTCTCCCCAAAAACAATCCCCCTATGGTCTTACACGACCGAGTCTTAAGCCTCATCCAG TCATGGGCCGATGCTTTTCGGAACACTCCGTCCCTATCtggcgtggtgtgtgtgtatgatgatcTGAAGAAAAGAGGCCTGGAGTTTCCTATGACTGATCTGGATGCTCTGTCGCCTATACACACCCCCATCAGG AGCGTAGCAGAAAACTATACACCTGCCCAAACGTCTGCAGAACCCACAACACACACGTCCAACGTGCCAAGCACACAAACTTTACCCTCAGACAGTATCTCTCAGACAAATGGGGCACCAACAGATATCTCACCTGAACAG aaacagaaatTAAAGGCAGATTTGGACCTAGTAAAGGGAAACCTGTTGGTCATGACAAATATGCTGAACCAGCTCAAACCAGGAGAGTGCTCACCAGCAGACACAGAGCTACTGCAG cagTTGTACACAGTGTGTAAGAACATGCAGAAGCGAATCCTGGAGCTGATCCCCAATCTATGTGAGGAAGGGCTGATTGGAGAATTGCTCGCTGCCAACGACGATCTTAACAATGCCTTCATCCTCTACGAGAG ATTCGAAAGTCTAAACATTACGCAGAGAAGCACCACAGAacaa CAGGCCTCAGGAGACCTTATAGACCTTAGCCAGTTTTCAGCACCAACCAGTCAGCCAGTGACCCAGTCTACATCTAATCCCATAATGAGCTCAG CTGCAGGAGGCAACGATGAAGAATTTGATATGTTTGCCCAGACAAGAGGAAGTTCCCTGGCTGAGCAGAGAAGGAG tgttaaATACGAGGACCCTGGTGCAGTAGAGGGCCTAGCAGAAGCGCTGGACACTCGGCTCCAGGTCACAGCAGGC CATGAGTGTGCGAAGAATGAGGCAGGTGAATGGACTCGTCAGTCTCAGTGGATATACAGTGAGGCACTG GCACCAGCTCCACAGAGCGCTGCTATGGCTGACATTGAGAAGTGGTTATCTACAGAAACG TATGATGAgttcgatgatgatgatgaagagggTGTTACCAGCGAAG CTTTCAACAAGTTTCTAGCGCAGAGGGCGAAAGCAGTAGAACACCTTCCTTCTGTGCAGAACAGCTCCTTGGCCCCTCTGAACCCTTGTCCatcagtgtcaaaacaagagAGCCCTCAGGATCAGCTTTTCACTCTGTGA
- the bglapl gene encoding bone gamma-carboxyglutamate (gla) protein, like, protein MKTFTLLVLFAVLTACMSTGVVNIVAEPDTPPATDAPAVPDSSSESDSASDSVSDSASDSASDSASDSNSASDSASDSASDSVSDSSSSESNSNSVEATSAPEHVMVKRSLATALLRRHRRAGTSAADLTPVQLESLREVCEPNVACEDMSDTDGIVAAYTAYYGPIPF, encoded by the exons ATGAAGACCTTTACCCTCCTCGTCCTCTTTGCTGTGCTGACGGCCTGCATGTCTACAGGAG TAGTGAATATTGTTGCTGAACCCGACACCCCACCTGCAACTGATGCCCCTGCAGTGCCAGACTCTTCCTCCGAATCAGACTCCGCATCAGACTCCGTATCAGACTCTGCATCTGACTCTGCCTCCGACTCAGCATCAGACTCTAATTCTGCATCTGATTCTGCTTCAGATTCCGCTTCCGATTCTGTATCTGATTCTTCTTCATCTGAGTCCAACTCCAACAGTGTGGAAG CCACAAGTGCACCTGAACATGTGATGGTGAAGAGATCTCTGGCCACGGCTCTGCTGAGAAGGCATAGAAGAGCAGGTACATCTGCAGCAGACCTGACCCCAGTTCAGCTGGAGAG CCTGAGAGAGGTGTGCGAGCCCAACGTAGCCTGTGAAGACATGTCCGACACCGACGGTATCGTGGCAGCTTACACCGCATACTACGGCCCCATCCCGTTCTAA
- the LOC128526817 gene encoding target of Myb1 membrane trafficking protein-like isoform X2, giving the protein MDFLMGNPFSSPVGQLIQKATKGSLESENWGMNMEICDIINETDDGPKAAMKAIKKRIVGNKNFREIMLALTVLETCVKNCGQRFHVYVCTREFVEGVLVRSILPKNNPPMVLHDRVLSLIQSWADAFRNTPSLSGVVCVYDDLKKRGLEFPMTDLDALSPIHTPIRSVAENYTPAQTSAEPTTHTSNVPSTQTLPSDSISQTNGAPTDISPEQKQKLKADLDLVKGNLLVMTNMLNQLKPGECSPADTELLQQLYTVCKNMQKRILELIPNLCEEGLIGELLAANDDLNNAFILYERFESLNITQRSTTEQVNASGDLIDLSQFSAPTSQPVTQSTSNPIMSSAAGGNDEEFDMFAQTRGSSLAEQRRSVKYEDPGAVEGLAEALDTRLQVTAGHECAKNEAGEWTRQSQWIYSEALAPAPQSAAMADIEKWLSTETYDEFDDDDEEGVTSEAFNKFLAQRAKAVEHLPSVQNSSLAPLNPCPSVSKQESPQDQLFTL; this is encoded by the exons ATGGATTTTCTTATGGGCAACCCGTTCTCCTCTCCTGTCGGACAGCTTATCC agAAAGCCACTAAGGGTTCTCTAGAGAGTGAGAATTGGGGCATGAACATGGAAATCTGTGACATTATCAATGAGACAGATGATGG GCCCAAAGCTGCAATGAAAGCCATAAAGAAGCGGATTGTGGGAAATAAAAATTTCAGAGAAATCATGCTGGCACTAACT gttctcGAGACGTGTGTGAAGAACTGCGGCCAGCGTTTTCACGTCTACGTGTGCACCCGCGAGTTTGTAGAGGGAGTGCTGGTCCGATCCATTCTCCCCAAAAACAATCCCCCTATGGTCTTACACGACCGAGTCTTAAGCCTCATCCAG TCATGGGCCGATGCTTTTCGGAACACTCCGTCCCTATCtggcgtggtgtgtgtgtatgatgatcTGAAGAAAAGAGGCCTGGAGTTTCCTATGACTGATCTGGATGCTCTGTCGCCTATACACACCCCCATCAGG AGCGTAGCAGAAAACTATACACCTGCCCAAACGTCTGCAGAACCCACAACACACACGTCCAACGTGCCAAGCACACAAACTTTACCCTCAGACAGTATCTCTCAGACAAATGGGGCACCAACAGATATCTCACCTGAACAG aaacagaaatTAAAGGCAGATTTGGACCTAGTAAAGGGAAACCTGTTGGTCATGACAAATATGCTGAACCAGCTCAAACCAGGAGAGTGCTCACCAGCAGACACAGAGCTACTGCAG cagTTGTACACAGTGTGTAAGAACATGCAGAAGCGAATCCTGGAGCTGATCCCCAATCTATGTGAGGAAGGGCTGATTGGAGAATTGCTCGCTGCCAACGACGATCTTAACAATGCCTTCATCCTCTACGAGAG ATTCGAAAGTCTAAACATTACGCAGAGAAGCACCACAGAacaagtaaat GCCTCAGGAGACCTTATAGACCTTAGCCAGTTTTCAGCACCAACCAGTCAGCCAGTGACCCAGTCTACATCTAATCCCATAATGAGCTCAG CTGCAGGAGGCAACGATGAAGAATTTGATATGTTTGCCCAGACAAGAGGAAGTTCCCTGGCTGAGCAGAGAAGGAG tgttaaATACGAGGACCCTGGTGCAGTAGAGGGCCTAGCAGAAGCGCTGGACACTCGGCTCCAGGTCACAGCAGGC CATGAGTGTGCGAAGAATGAGGCAGGTGAATGGACTCGTCAGTCTCAGTGGATATACAGTGAGGCACTG GCACCAGCTCCACAGAGCGCTGCTATGGCTGACATTGAGAAGTGGTTATCTACAGAAACG TATGATGAgttcgatgatgatgatgaagagggTGTTACCAGCGAAG CTTTCAACAAGTTTCTAGCGCAGAGGGCGAAAGCAGTAGAACACCTTCCTTCTGTGCAGAACAGCTCCTTGGCCCCTCTGAACCCTTGTCCatcagtgtcaaaacaagagAGCCCTCAGGATCAGCTTTTCACTCTGTGA